The following coding sequences are from one Acidimicrobiales bacterium window:
- a CDS encoding sensor histidine kinase: MDAVATGTRWKRAAAEHPAVVDAAWTTLFLVVAFVSTSGSPTNRDVVEPTSEALGTLLLLGTAVPYFVRRKAPFAVFVLASSAVLVLSGLGYFEGATPIIALFGAFTVGARCTLRWVVGGYVFVVVGLVTLYLSDPPGFDFGGLVANVGTFAAAFLLGWAQQSRAARLEAFEQRTEAVAREQAEEARRALADERLRIAQELHDVVAHSMGVIAVQAGAGMHVIDTDPAEAKRSLEAISSTSRSTLTEIRRLLGVLRDDEGTATARNPAPGLADLSALAADLNDAGVPTQLRIDGHDGPDDDIPKGVELTTYRVVQEALTNVLKHGGPGATARAVVALVPGAVEIDVTDDGRGIDLAADPDAGHGLMGMRERVAVYGGTLDARPQAAGGFRVHARLPFDPEAADDAVALLGPSVDEATR, from the coding sequence GTGGACGCCGTCGCGACCGGGACCCGCTGGAAGCGCGCCGCCGCCGAGCACCCCGCGGTGGTCGACGCGGCCTGGACCACCCTCTTCCTCGTCGTGGCCTTCGTGTCGACCTCGGGGAGCCCCACCAATCGTGACGTGGTCGAGCCCACCTCCGAAGCGCTCGGCACGCTGTTGCTCCTCGGGACGGCCGTCCCCTACTTCGTGCGCCGGAAGGCCCCGTTCGCCGTGTTCGTGCTGGCCTCGTCGGCCGTCCTCGTGCTGTCAGGACTCGGCTACTTCGAGGGGGCCACGCCGATCATCGCCCTGTTCGGCGCCTTCACGGTCGGCGCCCGCTGCACCCTCCGGTGGGTCGTCGGTGGGTACGTGTTCGTGGTCGTCGGGCTCGTCACGCTCTATCTCTCCGATCCACCCGGCTTCGACTTCGGCGGCCTGGTGGCCAACGTGGGGACGTTCGCGGCCGCCTTCCTCCTCGGCTGGGCGCAGCAGTCCCGGGCCGCCCGGCTCGAGGCCTTCGAGCAGCGCACGGAGGCGGTCGCCCGCGAGCAGGCGGAGGAGGCCCGACGGGCGCTCGCCGACGAGCGCCTGCGCATCGCCCAGGAGCTCCACGACGTCGTCGCCCACTCCATGGGGGTCATCGCCGTGCAGGCGGGCGCGGGCATGCACGTGATCGACACGGACCCGGCCGAGGCCAAGCGTTCGCTGGAGGCGATCTCGTCCACCAGCCGCTCGACCCTCACCGAGATCCGCCGCCTGCTCGGCGTGCTGCGCGACGACGAAGGCACCGCGACCGCCCGCAACCCGGCACCGGGCCTCGCCGACCTGTCCGCCCTCGCCGCCGACCTCAACGATGCGGGGGTGCCCACGCAGCTTCGCATCGACGGCCACGACGGCCCCGACGACGACATCCCGAAGGGCGTCGAGCTCACGACCTACCGGGTCGTGCAGGAAGCCCTGACGAACGTGTTGAAGCACGGCGGGCCCGGCGCGACCGCCCGGGCCGTCGTCGCGCTCGTCCCCGGTGCCGTGGAGATCGATGTCACCGACGACGGACGCGGCATCGACCTCGCCGCCGACCCCGACGCGGGCCATGGCCTGATGGGGATGCGCGAACGGGTGGCGGTGTACGGGGGAACCCTCGACGCGCGGCCGCAGGCGGCCGGCGGCTTCCGAGTCCACGCCCGGCTGCCGTTCGACCCGGAGGCGGCCGACGACGCGGTCGCGCTCCTGGGCCCATCCGTCGACGAGGCCACCCGATGA
- a CDS encoding ABC transporter ATP-binding protein: MSSTLATPRLPVAPGLLGATSGAPTPAAAAVEATKVYGRGEAEVRALDGVTVAFGGGRFTAIMGPSGSGKSTLMHCLAGLDTLSSGSVRVGDTDLSALKERQLTKLRRDRIGFVFQAFNLVPTLSAEENITLPMALAGRRPDQAWVDHVIDTVGLRPRLEHRPSELSGGQQQRVAVARALASRPEIVFADEPTGNLDSRTGAEILSFMRQAVRELGQTIVMVTHDPVASSYADRALFLEDGRIVDDLPDPTADSVFDRMRHLGA; this comes from the coding sequence ATGTCCAGCACCCTCGCGACCCCCCGCCTCCCCGTGGCCCCAGGTCTCCTCGGCGCCACGTCGGGCGCGCCGACGCCGGCCGCCGCTGCGGTCGAGGCCACCAAGGTCTACGGCCGCGGCGAAGCCGAGGTCCGCGCCCTCGACGGCGTCACCGTCGCCTTCGGCGGCGGACGCTTCACCGCCATCATGGGTCCATCGGGCTCGGGCAAATCCACCCTCATGCACTGCCTCGCCGGCCTCGACACCCTGTCGAGCGGCTCGGTCCGGGTGGGGGACACCGACCTGAGCGCGCTCAAGGAGCGCCAGCTCACCAAGCTTCGCCGGGACCGCATCGGGTTCGTGTTCCAGGCCTTCAACCTGGTGCCGACGCTGTCCGCCGAGGAGAACATCACCCTCCCGATGGCGCTGGCCGGGCGTCGCCCCGACCAGGCGTGGGTCGACCACGTGATCGACACCGTCGGCCTGCGCCCCCGCCTCGAGCACCGGCCGTCCGAGCTCTCCGGCGGCCAGCAGCAGCGGGTCGCCGTGGCCCGGGCCCTGGCCAGTCGCCCGGAGATCGTCTTCGCCGACGAGCCGACCGGCAACCTCGACTCCCGCACCGGTGCCGAGATCCTCTCGTTCATGCGTCAGGCCGTGCGTGAGCTCGGCCAGACCATCGTCATGGTGACCCACGACCCGGTCGCCTCCTCCTACGCCGATCGGGCCCTGTTCCTCGAGGACGGCCGGATCGTCGACGACCTCCCCGACCCCACCGCCGACTCGGTCTTCGACCGCATGCGGCACCTCGGAGCGTGA